The following proteins are co-located in the Leptodactylus fuscus isolate aLepFus1 chromosome 8, aLepFus1.hap2, whole genome shotgun sequence genome:
- the LOC142216496 gene encoding gamma-crystallin-3-like yields the protein MGKIIFYEDRNFQGRSYECQSECSDLSSYFRRCNSIRVESGNWILYEHPNYRGHQYFLHRGEYANFQHWMGYNDSIRSCRVSPQHQGSYRIRIYEKEDFRGQMMDFHEDCPHVYDRFRFHDIHSCQVQDGYWMFYEEPNYRGRQYYLRPGEYRRYSDWGATSPKIGSFRRVHHFN from the exons ATGGGAAAG atAATTTTTTACGAGGACAGGAATTTCCAGGGTCGCTCTTATGAGTGTCAGTCTGAGTGCTCAGATTTATCTTCATACTTCAGACGTTGCAACTCTATCCGTGTAGAAAGCGGCAACTGGATCTTGTATGAACATCCCAACTACAGAGGACACCAGTACTTTCTCCATAGAGGAGAGTATGCAAACTTCCAGCATTGGATGGGGTACAATGACTCCATTAGGTCTTGTCGTGTAAGCCCTCAG CATCAGGGATCATACAGAATCAGGATCTACGagaaagaagattttagaggacaGATGATGGACTTCCATGAAGATTGTCCTCATGTCTATGACAGATTCCGCTTCCATGACATTCATTCTTGCCAAGTACAAGATGGATATTGGATGTTCTATGAAGAACCCAATTACAGAGGACGTCAGTATTATCTGAGACCTGGagagtacaggagatacagtGACTGGGGAGCCACAAGTCCCAAAATTGGTTCCTTTAGACGTGTCCATCACTTCAACTAA